tagttggatataaatttaactgaatttttatattttacagccGTTCATGACAAAATGTTAGAAGGTATAATGCAATCAACATGTGAAAAGGCCCTAGTCGTCGAACAATATCCCAGGACTACAATTGTTGTAACAGTCCAAGAGATGCAGGACAGAGGAAATGTAtgtgtagtttattttttagttttaaaccaataatttgtttgtaatgGTACAAATGTTGCTTAGTTATTGTCCACCTGCTTGAACGCTTCTTGTATGGGACTGATGAATTCTGGTATTGCTATGCATCATTTGTATGCAGCTGTGAGTTGTGCTGTCACAGAGAAAGAAGAAATTATTCTAAATCCAGACGAAacacaaataaatgtatgacaGTTAGAGCTGATGGATAAGTAAACTTCCAGCCATGttaataatgtacaaatttatgtttttttttagtcttcTGTCGCATATTTAACACTAGTGTTTGCAAACACAGAAACCAGGTGTCTGTTAACGTCACATACCACCGGAGAATTTTCACAGAAAACATATATGGATTGTATGGACAAATGTTATGCAGCTAGTAaagaggtttttaatttttatcaaaaggtcataaaaaaaagttctatTTTCAACTGAATGTctaatattttgttgtgttaaatgtttattatgtaaatcaaaaaaaaaactaaatacctattcctaaatttttttatgattgtgaACCtcttgtgtaaaaaataaatgttcataccatgatataccttatattttaaaagcccAGACTATTCAAACTAACACTGTCACACGggtaaaaagataattttttaaccGTGGACATTTAGATAATCTTTAAGTCTAAACTCTGATGTCTATGAGTTTATGACTAAATTATTTCTTGGTTATAGATATTGTAAcctagttatatacttatatgtaaattattatcaaatgtttgttcaaaaaaaaaattccaataaccacgttttccaaaaaaaaatgtgtagttcATTATTtcgaatacataattttttagaaCAGAAGACCATTGGAACAATTGTCTTGTGGAACTACAGAATATGTCCCGTTCATGCTTACTATTTTTCTGTTATCCACTTTGATAACTTTTAATCACATGATCTGTTATCTGTAAAAATGTCCTGGTATGGTGTAAGAACCTAATAATTGTagtcattattaatattcttgTCAATAATTGtagttgtattaataatttcactaaattttgaatttgaattaagtTTAAGCAACACCTATTTGTATAATTAGCTAAAAAGCAATACCTATTCCATTATAAAAATGGCAGATTCTGATAAAGGCAACGATGCAGCTCTGGAATGGTTGAAAAAGAAAACGGACAAAGGCCAAAAAGCAGAGTATCAAATTAGAGCTGAAATGGAAGATGTTGGTAACAAATTTTTGAGGAAATTCAAAGAAAACCCATTAGTGCCCATtggtaagttaatttaaaaattaataatagagtggaaaaaaattatagtttactcaattatttacttttataatatcatcaggtaagaatatattacaatatgtagaaaataatatttgtctcatttatctattttaaagttttaaatgaaaaactttTCACAGTACAAATAGGTACAAAGTTATAGTTGTCCAACAAGTTTTTGTGAAGCCCTTGATATATATGACTACAGATATATTCAAACTTCTGAAATCAGATTTTCAAGGCACGTAGCTTGGTGTGCCTGCGCCCTGCACTGTATCAAATTGTGCATTTTAGTTTCTCTTGCGACTGAGTCCTGGCAGATTTTTAACTGTGGTGCAGTTCCGATGGCTGAATTGATGCATTTATTCCTTCACAGTGAATGTTAACTTAATCATCACGCATTACATATTAGTATGAATTTCCTTAGTAGgcaaatttttcttaatttatatatttccattcataactaatatagttatatgagGTGtagttttattacaatatcactatattttaatcaagggtctataaaaaaatataataatgttatgttaatttgttttcattttcagGTGCATTGGTCACTGTTGGTTTTTTGAGCGTAGGTCTAAAGAGTATGTATGATGGCAACAGAGTAAGATCTCAAATGATGATGCGAGGGCGTATTGCAGCTCAAGGATTTACTGTTATAGCTATATTGGGCGGTTTGTTTTATCAAGGGATGACAGCATTGAAAGAAACTGAAGATGACACTCCTCATGAAGCTggtttaaaataacgatttgtGCTATGCTGCATATTGTTTTACAGtccaattatttgttttgttttttttttttttagtatttacaagCATTTTACACAGATTATTTGTTAACACGGTATTTAAACATCGGCGTTCccatttatctaaatatatacacattattatataataagaaaatataatgtctTAAGTGGATAATCAATTTTGCGGTACCTACTATAACTAATTGAAGTAGGACGTTGGAGTGCTATAATCAATTCATATCATTGGAATTTTTCAATTAGATATGATAGGCGTAAGTCTAAAGCTAGGAAGCCTTAGATTTTACTTAAGGACATTTGTttccttattatatttaatacttctcTGCTAAGTATgttccatattaaaaaaaatacaaattagtgCATCAAGATTTGGAATCAAATAAATATCTTATGATTTCATATAAAAAGATGGAAAATTACACACTAACTGTAAATTATCACTTACTGTGATAAATGTAAGGGCTTCCAGCTTTCCTTCATTAAGATTACTATCTGTATATTGTCATCACTTATCGTAttgtaaaaatctatatttgaatCTCAGACCACCGCAACAAAGCTTTGTTTTTTGGTAcagaatacaaattacaaacttgCTACTTGCTAGTACTGGGCAATACCTAAATTGTTTTCAACTTATATTCTTTGAGAATGTTATAAGATATAAAtctcactataataatatacttaagtagattggataaaatatctattatagatactacaattatttttgatttatgttatatttaattatgatctGTGGTATCAATTATAAGGTGTGTACTGtgtaatgtaaatgtattatttaaaattaatactataatgcaATAGAGTTTAGATAAATGCTTTAATCATAAAAGTTTATTATCGTATTGCTAAAAATTTATGGGTGGCATATATATTAACTAATTGCAGCTATAAAAGGCATAATTTGAGTTTCTAAACTTATATAAGCAAGAATGTTATGTTATTTCctgttgaaacaaataaaatataacttgttaaaaaaaaaattataattaggtataattcttgaatataatattatagattataggatgtattattaattaatatattttatgaaaaattataaaatagataaatgtaAATGAACTTCTCATATTTACAGTATGGGTCTTAGGTGAGCTAGTTTTATATTTGGGAAcacttagccccccccccctggggGCTAACAGCACCACAAATGTTATAGGGCCATATTTTTCATcttgattaattataaaaatgactaAATCACACTGCATGCATGtatgacttattattataatttaatgaccaCGGCGTTCTGTATAGGCTTTTTAGGTACATGACTGTCCTGAATCCGTTATTTTGGTATTTCATAAAGAGGAGGACGCCACACGGACATTtgatgtctccgtcttatactcttacaagtgcgtaatatagcaaatttaaCGCTCAGCcaatcacgtttagctccgttggtttaaaaatttgagtaaattgacctcttataaaatttaaaggtaagattattacttTGGACATATAgactttttgttatattttaatttcaaagcgagttatgagtattttaagatattatacaaaaaatttacaatttttaaattctcgGGATACCCCAAGATTGAGTAATACGGTAtaggaatattttatattattatttatagttaattaatcaTGAATACCGGACACCTATAAACGGATGCATAGAGTAAACATTTAAAGCACGTATttaaaaaccggccaagtgcgagtcggagtcgcgcacgaagggtttcGTACCATcatctataaacatgttggaAACACTGCTTACATTATATATTCtaagatttttagtatttgttgttatagcggtaacagaaatacataatatgtgaaaatttcaactttctaaatttcatggttcatgagatacagcacCTGGCaacagacggacggacagcggagcctaagtaataaccaataagGTCctgttttaccgtacggaaccctaaaaatgaatatttttacaactagGTACAAggcttttattttgaaataggaaaacaaatttttttttattattaataattaacccCCGGAAACTTAGGTCATTAGGCGGTTGTTTCAAACTgtggggagggtactgtaggtttttgtaaacacgtgagctttttttttgtttggcagaatttcaatAGGGCACCCGTAGCAGAAACGGATCCAGGGGGGCTTAGGGGCCTAGgccccccagacatattttttataaatataaatataaatattatatattaaataacaaataaataaaatctaaacttcttttcacattgtcgctttCTATATTaagtaatcaattatttatttatcacattgattagGTAATCACCTATAtctactattatgacaacatttttaaattaagaataaagtataatattttattataataattgtatttgtgttgtaaaaaaactgttgccccccccccccctaaatctttgctctggatccgtgcctgacCCGTAGGTTCCCGCCATTTCCGGAGAGAAGTGCTACCCGTGACCGAGATTCGAACCGGTaacggtgcgcgtcgcaaccgacaCCTTAGTCCGCTCGGTCACTCCGTCCCCCGAAAACAAATTGTGAATCTATACAGCAGCCTACCTAACTAAGAATTTACATCAaccatttaataaaatgaaaaaaacaacattctcgggaggttttttttttattttaagtcgaaatatacaatctatatcagATGATATAATAAGCATATATGATAAGGTACAGATAACAtgagtatacaaaatacaaaaagtgaGTAAAGAAGCCACCCAATGATGACACTTTAAAATTCTCGGaaggtagataataataatggaattcATTCTATCTACGTATACTAACTGTTCTctgaaaaatcttaaataattaattattaaaataaaaataaattggatcCAGCTTACCTAAATGTAGCTGTTTCCTATACGCATAAttatgctataaaatatttaattaaacattttagcctggtttaaaaataaagttgtgacaaaatataaatatttgatatttttgaatcaAGAACAACTACTGTGGAATGTGGAACACTGGAACCTATTGCAAACAATACAGCTTCAAGCTTTTGAg
This portion of the Acyrthosiphon pisum isolate AL4f chromosome A1, pea_aphid_22Mar2018_4r6ur, whole genome shotgun sequence genome encodes:
- the LOC100163016 gene encoding HIG1 domain family member 2A, mitochondrial — protein: MADSDKGNDAALEWLKKKTDKGQKAEYQIRAEMEDVGNKFLRKFKENPLVPIGALVTVGFLSVGLKSMYDGNRVRSQMMMRGRIAAQGFTVIAILGGLFYQGMTALKETEDDTPHEAGLK
- the LOC100167827 gene encoding exosome complex component RRP46 — protein: MSEEFLKCQLGFLGNTEGSAYLSQGKSTVSVSVVGPFEPKASKCMYDRATVDVTFRRKTGSITVHDKMLEGIMQSTCEKALVVEQYPRTTIVVTVQEMQDRGNLLSTCLNASCMGLMNSGIAMHHLYAAVSCAVTEKEEIILNPDETQINSSVAYLTLVFANTETRCLLTSHTTGEFSQKTYMDCMDKCYAASKEVFNFYQKVIKKSSIFN